The following proteins are encoded in a genomic region of Streptococcus equi subsp. equi:
- a CDS encoding membrane protein — protein MNENTKRLTDPIVLEKSRAIEASPEHHQKLEQIKSEMSGNARKNNLGWLAMVIGAIILYGMVDRSLALFLIIFVGGLVWPRLKTFKTANELSYVDHFLLPVLQEALPDVKIDYYSGIELSLLKLATPSSRWYDSNCHIIFGDDMQTEFCNLYAYHEENEDDNWHRVTDFNGQVLLAKYHTAIKGYIRIVPTQKGFLGREKVHSGYKAKLKGEVQLEMEDIRFNETYNVYCTDELSARMLLNPYMLAVLDEWREEMPVAVYMNGDTVVVSFYSGQQLLKTPSSRGAIEKLSLSSEYENIQDKLVKMYRLLDTLNHQL, from the coding sequence ATGAACGAAAATACTAAGCGATTGACAGATCCTATTGTTTTGGAGAAGAGTAGAGCTATAGAAGCTTCGCCTGAGCATCACCAAAAGCTGGAGCAAATTAAAAGCGAGATGAGTGGAAATGCTAGAAAGAATAATCTGGGCTGGCTGGCAATGGTGATAGGCGCAATCATCTTGTATGGCATGGTTGACCGATCTCTTGCCTTATTTCTCATTATCTTTGTGGGGGGCTTGGTTTGGCCGCGGCTGAAAACATTCAAAACAGCAAATGAGCTCTCCTATGTGGATCACTTTTTGCTGCCTGTTTTACAAGAGGCCCTGCCAGATGTCAAGATAGATTACTATTCAGGGATTGAGCTCTCCTTACTAAAGCTTGCAACACCGTCCTCCAGATGGTATGACAGTAATTGCCATATTATTTTTGGAGATGACATGCAGACAGAATTTTGCAATCTTTATGCCTACCATGAGGAAAATGAGGATGATAACTGGCATCGGGTCACTGATTTTAACGGACAGGTGCTGCTGGCTAAATATCATACAGCTATCAAGGGTTATATTAGAATTGTGCCGACTCAAAAGGGCTTTTTGGGCAGAGAAAAGGTCCATAGTGGCTACAAGGCTAAGCTAAAGGGTGAGGTGCAGCTGGAAATGGAGGACATTCGCTTTAATGAAACGTACAATGTGTACTGCACAGATGAATTAAGCGCTAGAATGCTCTTAAATCCTTATATGCTGGCAGTGCTTGATGAATGGAGAGAGGAGATGCCTGTAGCAGTTTATATGAATGGTGATACTGTTGTTGTGTCCTTCTATTCCGGTCAACAGCTCTTGAAAACCCCTAGCTCTAGAGGGGCTATTGAAAAGCTATCGTTAAGTAGCGAATATGAAAACATTCAAGACAAGCTTGTTAAGATGTACCGCTTGTTGGA